A stretch of Janibacter endophyticus DNA encodes these proteins:
- a CDS encoding NAD(P)/FAD-dependent oxidoreductase, producing MTSSAAAPARHRVVVIGSGFGGLFAAKALRRADVDVTLISRTTHHLFQPLLYQVATGILSEGDIAPTTRDILADQDNVQVLFGEVEHIDVDQRVVHHRAVGRTTSTEYDSLILAAGAGQSYFGNDQYARHAPGMKNIDDALELRGRIFGAFELAELAEDPAERERLLTFVVVGAGPTGVEMAGQIAELSQRTLKNEFRTINPSDARVVLVDAAPKVLATFGDRLSGKSKASLEKRGIEVQLGAKVVGLDETGIDIEDADGSTRRIDATTKVWAAGVSGSPLGRMVAEQTGAEVDRAGRVHVEDDLTLPGHPEIFVVGDMINLRGYPGVAQLAIQGGRYAADQIERRLDGKPAAPPFVYRDKGSMATISKYSAVASIGKVNFSGFIAWLAWLVVHLMAMVGFKARVSTLLKWMITFIGDSRGERVTTVQQIFARNAIDDLGHEIAYPALPTGPSDEGVVRGEGEPAA from the coding sequence GTGACCTCATCAGCTGCCGCCCCCGCCCGTCATCGCGTCGTCGTCATCGGCTCCGGCTTCGGGGGGCTCTTCGCGGCGAAGGCCCTGCGCCGGGCGGACGTCGACGTCACCCTCATCTCGCGGACGACGCACCACCTCTTCCAGCCGCTGCTCTACCAGGTGGCCACCGGGATCCTCTCCGAGGGCGACATCGCGCCGACGACGCGCGACATCCTCGCCGACCAGGACAACGTGCAGGTCCTCTTCGGCGAGGTCGAGCACATCGACGTGGACCAGCGCGTCGTCCACCACCGTGCGGTCGGCCGCACGACAAGCACGGAGTACGACTCGCTGATCCTCGCGGCCGGCGCCGGGCAGTCGTACTTCGGCAACGACCAGTACGCGCGGCACGCGCCGGGGATGAAGAACATCGACGACGCGCTGGAGCTGCGCGGGCGGATCTTCGGGGCGTTCGAGCTGGCCGAGCTTGCCGAGGACCCGGCGGAGCGGGAGCGGCTGCTGACCTTCGTCGTCGTCGGCGCGGGCCCGACGGGCGTGGAGATGGCCGGCCAGATCGCCGAGCTGTCGCAGCGCACGCTCAAGAACGAGTTCCGGACGATCAACCCCTCTGACGCGCGGGTCGTCCTCGTCGACGCTGCGCCGAAGGTCCTCGCGACCTTCGGCGACCGGCTCTCCGGCAAGTCCAAGGCGAGCCTGGAGAAGCGCGGGATCGAGGTCCAGCTCGGGGCCAAGGTCGTGGGCCTCGACGAGACGGGCATCGACATCGAGGACGCCGACGGGTCCACCCGCCGCATCGACGCGACGACGAAGGTGTGGGCCGCGGGCGTCAGCGGGTCGCCGCTCGGCCGGATGGTCGCCGAGCAGACCGGCGCGGAGGTCGACCGGGCCGGTCGCGTCCACGTCGAGGACGACCTCACCCTCCCCGGCCACCCGGAGATCTTCGTCGTCGGCGACATGATCAACCTCAGGGGCTACCCGGGCGTCGCCCAGCTGGCGATCCAGGGTGGCCGCTACGCGGCCGACCAGATCGAGCGCCGGCTCGACGGCAAGCCGGCAGCACCCCCCTTCGTCTATCGCGACAAGGGGTCGATGGCGACGATCTCCAAGTACTCGGCCGTCGCGTCGATCGGCAAGGTCAACTTCTCCGGGTTCATCGCCTGGCTCGCGTGGCTCGTCGTGCACCTCATGGCGATGGTGGGCTTCAAGGCGCGGGTGTCGACGCTGCTCAAGTGGATGATCACCTTCATCGGCGACAGCCGCGGCGAGCGGGTCACGACGGTGCAGCAGATCTTCGCGCGCAACGCGATCGACGACCTCGGGCACGAGATCGCGTACCCGGCCCTGCCGACCGGTCCGTCGGACGAAGGGGTGGTCCGGGGCGAAGGGGAGCCGGCCGCCTGA
- a CDS encoding alpha/beta hydrolase family protein, with protein sequence MSLRRKEIETPEGPAWVHLSPRGSAGSLVLTHGAGGGIDAPDLVAITDTMTAKGWTVALVEMPWRVAGKKVASPPPRLDAAWVPILASLTKGRWALPRPLVVGGRSAGARVACRTCGEVGADAVLALSFPLVPPGKDASKSRVHELLVPVEAGLPVAVVQGVGDPFGTGDDVRAALGDKASGVAVADVAGTHRLTAPARDVAPAVESFSEALTVR encoded by the coding sequence TTGAGCCTGCGGCGCAAGGAGATCGAGACCCCGGAGGGTCCGGCCTGGGTGCACCTGTCGCCGCGGGGGTCGGCCGGGTCGCTCGTGCTGACGCACGGCGCCGGCGGCGGGATCGACGCCCCGGACCTCGTCGCGATCACCGACACCATGACGGCGAAGGGGTGGACCGTCGCCCTCGTCGAGATGCCGTGGCGGGTGGCGGGCAAGAAGGTCGCCTCGCCGCCCCCACGCCTCGACGCGGCCTGGGTGCCGATCCTGGCGTCACTGACCAAGGGTCGCTGGGCGCTGCCGCGCCCCCTCGTCGTCGGGGGCCGCAGCGCGGGCGCCCGGGTCGCCTGCCGGACGTGCGGCGAGGTCGGCGCCGATGCTGTGCTGGCGCTGTCCTTCCCGCTCGTGCCGCCGGGCAAGGACGCGTCGAAGAGCCGGGTCCACGAGCTGCTCGTCCCCGTCGAGGCCGGCCTGCCGGTGGCCGTCGTCCAGGGGGTCGGGGACCCCTTCGGGACGGGTGACGACGTGCGAGCAGCGTTGGGCGACAAGGCATCTGGCGTCGCCGTCGCTGACGTTGCCGGGACGCACCGGCTCACCGCTCCGGCCCGTGACGTCGCCCCCGCCGTCGAGAGCTTCAGCGAGGCCCTGACAGTGCGATGA
- a CDS encoding DoxX family protein — protein MIVRRLARPLLSAIFISGGIAAIRHPEGHKPLADRAKPYLEKVGVPTDDMETVIRANGAAMVAGGAMLATGKLPRLSSLGLLASLVPTTLTHDFWNLSDPGEKQAQQVQFFKNLSLMGGLLLASVDTAGKPGLSYRAGMAADSVGRTAHTAKLEAKLAAANAKNALPI, from the coding sequence ATGATCGTCCGACGTCTCGCCCGCCCCCTGCTCTCGGCCATCTTCATCAGCGGTGGCATCGCCGCGATCCGCCACCCCGAGGGTCACAAGCCGCTCGCCGACCGCGCCAAGCCCTACCTCGAGAAGGTCGGTGTCCCGACCGATGACATGGAGACCGTCATCCGCGCCAACGGCGCCGCGATGGTCGCCGGCGGCGCCATGCTCGCGACCGGCAAGCTCCCCCGCCTCTCCAGCCTCGGTCTGCTCGCCTCCCTCGTCCCGACGACGCTGACGCACGACTTCTGGAACCTCAGCGACCCGGGCGAGAAGCAGGCCCAGCAGGTCCAGTTCTTCAAGAACCTCAGCCTCATGGGCGGCCTGCTCCTCGCCTCGGTCGACACCGCCGGCAAGCCGGGCCTGTCCTATCGCGCCGGCATGGCCGCGGACTCGGTCGGCCGCACCGCCCACACCGCCAAGCTCGAGGCCAAGCTGGCCGCAGCCAACGCGAAGAACGCCCTCCCCATCTGA
- the rsgA gene encoding ribosome small subunit-dependent GTPase A: MARRGKDFDESDVRVRPNRRGSRPRTKDRPAHADAVIGMVTGVDRGRRTTLVPADDAGPERVVVAMRARELGRSSIVVGDRVAMVGDTSGTPDTLARIVRIEDRDTVLRRTADDTDPVERVIVANADQLVVVAALANPEPRPRLIDRCLVAAYDAGMDPLLVLTKSDLASAEDFLAQYAPLDVPHVVTAVLEPGSDGLAQLRERLAGRVSVLVGHSGVGKSTLVNALVPGTDRATGHVNDVTGRGRHTSTSAVGLRLPPAPDSPFARAKAPTDERPGWIIDTPGIRSFGLAHVEPDQIIEHFPELAEGAEEGCPRGCTHDEPECALDAWVADGRAGIGGEQRLDSFRRLLRARTPETGD, translated from the coding sequence ATGGCCCGGCGCGGCAAGGACTTCGACGAGAGCGACGTCCGCGTCCGCCCCAACCGGCGGGGCTCCCGGCCGCGCACCAAGGACCGCCCCGCGCATGCCGACGCCGTCATCGGCATGGTGACCGGGGTCGACCGCGGCCGCCGCACCACCCTCGTTCCCGCCGACGACGCCGGACCCGAGCGGGTCGTCGTCGCGATGCGCGCCCGCGAGCTCGGCCGCTCCTCGATCGTCGTCGGCGACCGCGTCGCGATGGTCGGCGACACCTCCGGCACGCCCGACACGCTCGCCCGGATCGTGCGGATCGAGGACCGCGACACCGTGCTGCGGCGCACCGCCGACGACACCGACCCCGTCGAGCGCGTCATCGTCGCCAACGCCGACCAGCTCGTCGTCGTCGCCGCGCTCGCCAACCCCGAGCCGCGACCGCGTCTCATCGACCGCTGCCTCGTCGCCGCCTACGACGCCGGCATGGACCCGCTGCTCGTGCTCACGAAGTCCGACCTCGCGAGCGCGGAGGACTTCCTCGCGCAGTACGCCCCGCTCGACGTGCCGCACGTCGTCACCGCCGTGCTCGAGCCGGGCAGCGACGGGCTGGCCCAGCTGCGTGAGCGGCTCGCGGGGCGGGTGTCGGTGCTCGTCGGGCACTCCGGCGTCGGCAAGTCCACGCTCGTCAACGCACTCGTCCCCGGCACCGACCGCGCCACCGGCCACGTCAACGACGTCACCGGCCGCGGGCGGCACACCTCGACCTCCGCCGTCGGGCTGCGGCTACCCCCCGCCCCCGACTCCCCCTTCGCACGAGCCAAGGCTCCTACCGACGAACGGCCCGGCTGGATCATCGACACACCGGGCATCCGGTCCTTCGGGCTGGCGCACGTCGAGCCCGACCAGATCATCGAGCACTTCCCCGAGCTGGCCGAGGGTGCCGAGGAGGGCTGCCCGCGCGGGTGCACCCACGACGAGCCGGAGTGCGCCCTCGACGCATGGGTGGCCGACGGGCGTGCCGGGATCGGTGGCGAGCAGCGGCTCGACTCCTTCCGCCGGCTGCTGCGGGCCCGCACCCCCGAGACCGGGGACTGA
- the hisN gene encoding histidinol-phosphatase, with amino-acid sequence MDPSDYADDLRLAHVLADQVERITMDRFRSSDLVVESKPDLTPVTEADRDCESAIRSQLARARSRDAVIGEEFEPTGHSQRQWIIDPIDGTKNYVRGVPVWATLIGLVEDGECVMGLVAAPALGRRWWAAKGGGAWTGRSLSKAEQINVSKVGRVEDSSFSYSSIDGWRQEGRGMSFLRLTSEVWRTRAYGDFWSYMLVAEGAVDAAAEPELAVYDMAALVAIVTEAGGRFTSLEGETGPWGGNALASNGLLHDAYLERLARDAG; translated from the coding sequence ATGGATCCCAGCGACTACGCCGACGACCTGCGGCTGGCCCACGTCCTCGCCGACCAGGTCGAGCGGATCACGATGGACCGCTTCCGCTCGAGCGACCTCGTCGTCGAGTCCAAGCCCGACCTCACCCCGGTGACCGAGGCCGACCGCGACTGCGAGTCCGCGATCCGCTCCCAGCTCGCCCGCGCGCGCAGCCGTGACGCCGTCATCGGTGAGGAGTTCGAGCCGACGGGGCACAGCCAGCGCCAGTGGATCATCGACCCGATCGACGGCACGAAGAACTACGTCCGCGGCGTCCCCGTCTGGGCCACCCTCATCGGGCTCGTCGAGGACGGCGAGTGCGTCATGGGTCTCGTCGCCGCGCCGGCACTTGGCCGCCGGTGGTGGGCGGCGAAGGGGGGCGGCGCCTGGACCGGGCGCTCGCTGTCCAAGGCCGAGCAGATCAACGTCTCGAAGGTCGGCCGGGTCGAGGACTCGTCCTTCTCCTACTCCTCGATCGACGGGTGGCGGCAGGAGGGGCGCGGCATGTCCTTCCTCCGGCTCACCTCGGAGGTGTGGCGGACGAGGGCATACGGCGACTTCTGGTCCTACATGCTCGTCGCCGAGGGTGCGGTCGACGCCGCGGCCGAGCCCGAGCTCGCCGTCTACGACATGGCGGCGCTCGTCGCGATCGTCACCGAGGCCGGGGGGCGTTTCACCTCGCTCGAGGGCGAGACCGGCCCGTGGGGCGGCAACGCGCTCGCGTCGAACGGACTGCTCCACGACGCCTATCTCGAGCGCCTCGCGCGAGATGCCGGCTGA
- a CDS encoding M16 family metallopeptidase yields MARLLDEGTEQHDQRELSEMLERRGIAIGAGMSEGAFGVDLDVPQRWLGEALELMTEIVSTPAFADAEVARAVRTRLQDIEQERASAPHRALREYAATYYDPQTRASRPGAGSAQTVATITREDVVRFHREHVHPHGGTVVVAGDLTDVDLDALLDRTLGSWVTDGLAREWTRESAPRAADAARVVLVDRPGSVQSELVVATSGPDRRAAEWPAFPVLGYLVGGAPNARIDAVLREEKGYTYGIRSGFRPRQVGGTFLVTGSVRADATVDSLRLLDEILRGVGDGVSEDETRAGVDFVTLTAPGRYDTADALADELTHLAADGLPLTFTSDTVAAMRRLTPADLDAAWREHVGREWTIVVVGDAASYRDEVEALGLGPVTVVPA; encoded by the coding sequence ATGGCGCGGCTCCTCGACGAGGGCACCGAGCAGCACGACCAGCGCGAGCTCTCCGAGATGCTCGAGCGGCGCGGCATCGCGATCGGCGCCGGCATGAGCGAGGGCGCCTTCGGCGTCGACCTCGACGTGCCGCAGCGCTGGCTCGGTGAGGCGCTCGAGCTGATGACCGAGATCGTCAGCACGCCCGCCTTCGCCGACGCCGAGGTGGCCCGGGCCGTCCGGACGCGGCTCCAGGACATCGAGCAGGAGCGCGCGTCCGCCCCGCACCGTGCGCTGCGCGAGTACGCCGCGACGTACTACGACCCGCAGACCCGGGCCAGCCGACCCGGCGCCGGGTCGGCGCAGACCGTCGCCACGATCACCCGTGAGGACGTCGTCCGCTTCCACCGCGAGCACGTCCACCCGCACGGCGGGACCGTCGTCGTCGCCGGCGACCTCACGGACGTCGACCTCGACGCGCTCCTCGACCGCACCCTCGGCAGCTGGGTCACCGACGGCCTGGCGCGCGAGTGGACCCGCGAGTCCGCACCCCGCGCCGCCGACGCCGCCCGGGTCGTCCTCGTCGACCGACCGGGCTCGGTCCAGTCCGAGCTCGTCGTCGCGACCTCCGGCCCCGACCGGCGCGCGGCGGAGTGGCCCGCCTTCCCCGTCCTCGGCTACCTCGTCGGCGGCGCACCCAACGCCCGCATCGACGCGGTGCTCCGCGAGGAGAAGGGCTACACCTACGGCATCCGCAGCGGCTTCCGCCCGCGCCAGGTCGGCGGGACCTTCCTCGTCACCGGCTCCGTGCGCGCTGACGCGACCGTCGACTCCCTGCGCCTCCTCGACGAGATCCTCCGGGGTGTCGGCGACGGCGTGAGCGAGGACGAGACGCGGGCCGGGGTCGACTTCGTGACGCTCACCGCGCCGGGGCGCTACGACACCGCCGACGCCCTCGCCGACGAGCTGACGCACCTCGCCGCCGACGGTCTCCCGCTGACCTTCACCTCCGACACCGTCGCCGCGATGCGCCGGCTCACCCCGGCCGATCTCGACGCCGCCTGGCGCGAGCACGTCGGTCGGGAGTGGACGATCGTCGTTGTCGGGGACGCTGCCAGCTACCGCGACGAGGTCGAGGCGCTCGGGCTCGGGCCGGTCACCGTCGTCCCCGCCTGA
- a CDS encoding ferredoxin reductase — protein sequence MTTFANPPGTPLARLRAGATRLAEGLATPFVPADYLDMVAPLRAGADLRARIVAISPETADAATITLRPGRGWAGHVPGQYIRIGIDIDGVRRWRSYSLTSPASRTDGLITITVKAMEDGLVSRHLVHHARPGTIVMLDQATGDFTLPATPPAKILFLSGGSGITPIMGMLRSHDLSGSDVVLLHSAPTEADVIFAAELAQERPGVRVLVRHTDAEGMLSPAMLDEVVPDWRERQTWACGPTPMLDVFEEHYAGLGLTESMHVERFRPALVAAGEGGSVTILDRARPDASKTFDVDGSTTILDAAEDSGVLMRSGCRMGICMTCVLPMTDGAVRDLRNGTVTETTTDEPPVMIQPCITAAAGACTIEQKDNS from the coding sequence ATGACCACCTTCGCGAACCCTCCGGGCACTCCCCTGGCCCGGCTGCGCGCCGGGGCCACCCGGCTCGCCGAGGGGCTGGCCACCCCCTTCGTCCCGGCGGACTACCTCGACATGGTGGCGCCGCTCCGCGCGGGTGCCGACCTGCGGGCCCGGATCGTCGCCATCTCCCCCGAGACCGCCGACGCGGCGACGATCACGCTGCGTCCCGGCCGAGGCTGGGCGGGTCACGTCCCCGGCCAGTACATCCGCATCGGCATCGACATCGACGGGGTGCGCCGCTGGCGGTCCTACTCGCTGACATCGCCGGCGAGCCGCACCGACGGGCTCATCACGATCACCGTCAAGGCGATGGAGGACGGGCTCGTCAGCCGCCACCTCGTGCACCACGCCCGCCCCGGCACGATCGTCATGCTCGACCAGGCGACGGGTGACTTCACCCTCCCGGCGACGCCCCCGGCCAAGATCCTCTTCCTCTCGGGCGGCTCCGGCATCACCCCGATCATGGGGATGCTCCGCAGTCACGACCTCTCCGGCAGCGACGTCGTCCTGCTGCACAGCGCGCCGACCGAGGCCGACGTGATCTTCGCGGCCGAGCTCGCGCAGGAGCGCCCCGGAGTGCGGGTCCTCGTGCGGCACACCGACGCCGAGGGGATGCTCAGCCCGGCGATGCTCGACGAGGTCGTCCCCGACTGGCGTGAGCGGCAGACCTGGGCGTGCGGGCCGACCCCGATGCTCGACGTCTTCGAGGAGCACTACGCGGGGCTCGGGCTCACCGAGTCGATGCATGTCGAGCGGTTCCGTCCGGCTCTCGTGGCCGCGGGCGAAGGGGGATCGGTCACGATCCTCGACCGGGCCCGCCCGGACGCCTCCAAGACCTTCGACGTCGACGGGTCGACGACGATCCTCGACGCGGCCGAGGACAGCGGCGTCCTCATGCGCAGCGGGTGCCGGATGGGCATCTGCATGACCTGCGTGCTCCCCATGACCGACGGCGCCGTCCGCGACCTGCGCAACGGCACCGTCACCGAGACCACGACCGACGAGCCCCCGGTGATGATCCAGCCGTGCATCACGGCCGCCGCCGGTGCCTGCACCATCGAGCAGAAGGACAACTCATGA
- the aroA gene encoding 3-phosphoshikimate 1-carboxyvinyltransferase: MPHPDWSAPASPGPLDASVTLPGSKSLTNRYLVLAALASGHSRLRSPLRSRDTELMAQALRSLGTGVEDATAAKGAASPDWIVTPATLRGGGQVDCGLAGTVMRFVPPVAALCRGPVAFDGDEQARVRPMAAILDALRALGVRVEDEGRGSLPFVIEGEGGVRGGRVVMDASASSQYVSALLLAGARFEEGVTVVHDGKPVPSLPHIDMTVEALRDAGAVVDDSEPHTWRVEPGELLPLDVTVEPDLSNAGPFLAAALVCGGSVHVPAWPGHTTQAGDRMREILELMGGTVTLDPTGLTVTGDGRVSPIDIDLHDEAELTPVVAALAALADGPSWIRGVAHIRGHETDRITALRTELDGFGVEVDELDDGLAIRPRAGSPLRPHAMRTYADHRMVMAGAVLALRAPGTLVTDAGTVAKTLPTFTTLWSDMLGQH; encoded by the coding sequence ATGCCTCACCCTGACTGGTCGGCACCGGCGAGCCCCGGTCCCCTCGACGCGTCCGTCACGCTCCCCGGCAGCAAGTCGCTGACCAACCGCTACCTCGTCCTCGCGGCGCTGGCCAGCGGCCACTCCCGACTGCGCTCCCCCCTTCGCTCCCGGGACACCGAGCTCATGGCGCAGGCCCTGCGCTCGCTCGGCACAGGCGTCGAGGACGCCACCGCGGCGAAGGGGGCGGCCTCCCCCGACTGGATCGTCACCCCCGCGACCCTGCGGGGCGGCGGCCAGGTCGACTGCGGGCTCGCCGGGACCGTCATGCGCTTCGTGCCCCCGGTCGCGGCCCTCTGCCGCGGCCCGGTCGCCTTCGACGGCGACGAGCAGGCCCGAGTGCGGCCGATGGCCGCGATCCTCGACGCCCTCCGGGCCCTGGGGGTCCGGGTCGAGGACGAGGGCCGGGGCAGCCTCCCCTTCGTCATCGAGGGCGAAGGGGGTGTGCGCGGCGGCCGCGTCGTCATGGACGCCTCAGCCAGCTCGCAGTACGTCTCGGCGCTGCTCCTCGCGGGGGCACGCTTCGAGGAGGGCGTGACCGTCGTTCACGACGGCAAGCCCGTCCCCTCGCTGCCCCACATCGACATGACCGTCGAGGCGCTGCGGGACGCCGGCGCGGTCGTCGACGACTCCGAGCCGCACACCTGGCGGGTCGAGCCGGGCGAGCTGCTGCCGCTGGACGTCACCGTCGAGCCCGACCTCTCCAACGCCGGGCCCTTCCTCGCCGCCGCGCTCGTCTGCGGGGGCTCGGTCCACGTCCCGGCGTGGCCCGGCCACACGACGCAGGCCGGCGACCGGATGCGGGAGATCCTCGAGCTCATGGGTGGCACCGTGACGCTCGACCCCACCGGGCTGACCGTCACCGGCGACGGGCGGGTCTCCCCCATCGACATCGACCTCCATGACGAGGCGGAGCTCACCCCCGTCGTCGCCGCCCTCGCCGCGCTCGCCGACGGGCCCTCGTGGATCCGAGGGGTCGCCCACATCCGCGGGCACGAGACCGACCGGATCACCGCGCTGCGCACCGAGCTCGACGGCTTCGGAGTCGAGGTCGACGAGCTCGACGACGGCCTGGCGATCCGACCCCGGGCCGGCTCCCCCCTTCGCCCCCACGCGATGCGGACCTACGCCGACCACCGGATGGTCATGGCCGGCGCCGTCCTCGCGCTGCGCGCGCCCGGCACCCTCGTCACCGACGCGGGCACCGTCGCCAAGACGCTGCCGACCTTCACCACGCTGTGGTCGGACATGCTCGGGCAGCACTGA
- a CDS encoding SOS response-associated peptidase, with protein MCGRYAASADMQEIIEELDVDLDRTGEPSRSILKKPQDPPAGSPDWNMAPTKQAPVVLTRRPKGEDVASADEGAAGTAPADPARQLRLLTWGLVPSWAKDPGVGIRMINARAETVLDKPAFAKAAATRRCLVPADGWYEWQRSPVAQDSKGKPRKQPFFIHRGDEAPLAFAGLYEFWRDPAVADGDDPAAWLTTFAIVTTAADPGMDRIHDRQPLILDEDRWTDWLDPDLTDPGHVQEMLEFARPGRFAAYPVSTAVNGSASNGPGLVEPVPVEDLVGVVDPETGEVIGG; from the coding sequence ATGTGCGGGCGCTACGCGGCCTCGGCCGACATGCAGGAGATCATCGAGGAGCTCGACGTCGACCTCGACCGGACGGGCGAGCCGTCGCGCTCGATCCTCAAGAAGCCGCAGGACCCGCCGGCCGGCAGCCCGGACTGGAACATGGCGCCGACGAAGCAGGCACCGGTCGTGCTCACCCGCCGGCCGAAGGGGGAGGACGTCGCCTCTGCGGACGAAGGTGCCGCTGGCACAGCCCCCGCCGACCCGGCCCGGCAGCTGCGCCTGCTCACCTGGGGCCTCGTCCCGAGCTGGGCGAAGGACCCCGGTGTCGGCATCCGGATGATCAACGCCCGCGCGGAGACGGTCCTCGACAAGCCGGCCTTCGCCAAGGCTGCGGCGACCCGACGGTGCCTCGTACCGGCCGACGGCTGGTACGAGTGGCAGCGCTCGCCGGTCGCCCAGGACAGCAAGGGCAAGCCGCGCAAGCAGCCCTTCTTCATCCACCGGGGCGACGAGGCGCCGCTCGCCTTCGCCGGGCTGTACGAGTTCTGGCGGGACCCGGCTGTCGCCGACGGTGACGACCCCGCGGCCTGGCTGACGACCTTCGCCATCGTGACGACGGCGGCGGACCCCGGCATGGACCGGATCCACGACCGCCAGCCGCTGATCCTCGACGAGGATCGGTGGACGGACTGGCTCGACCCGGACCTCACTGACCCGGGGCACGTGCAGGAGATGCTCGAGTTCGCGCGGCCGGGCCGGTTCGCGGCGTACCCGGTCTCGACCGCGGTCAACGGGTCGGCGAGCAACGGTCCGGGCCTCGTCGAGCCGGTCCCGGTCGAGGATCTGGTCGGCGTCGTCGACCCGGAGACGGGTGAGGTGATCGGCGGTTGA
- a CDS encoding PucR family transcriptional regulator: MTGSTREPDLGPGRAAAQAAELALDGETAAALRTYLPEVSETVVAAIINEVPAYSQPFQGRMGRVIEQAVHTSLDSFLDAAARDAPPQDGEETAIGVGVQAARDLGRVEARAGRPVDALLSAYRVGARVSWREISRLAVARGVDSGTLGRFAEVVFTYIDELSAASVAGHNAETQSSERARMVHLDRLVRALLAGASEPELVDAAETARWTPPRTLTAVLVRDDRLLNTAAMLDPRTLTLVEDLPAGAITPPDGIALLLVPDVGGAARATLLEVLAGREAVVGPARPWQRARRSYARALRGWALPRTEDVLDTDRHLPQIVLAADRSAMADLREATLAPFAELPEATAERLSETLRAWLLLQGRRELVAEALHVHPQTVRYRMGQIRELFGERLQDPDEVLAILIALSGPR, translated from the coding sequence ATGACGGGGAGCACACGGGAGCCCGACCTCGGGCCGGGCCGGGCGGCGGCCCAGGCGGCCGAGCTGGCGCTCGACGGCGAGACGGCCGCGGCGCTGCGCACCTACCTGCCCGAGGTCTCCGAGACCGTCGTCGCCGCGATCATCAACGAGGTGCCGGCGTACAGCCAGCCCTTCCAGGGGCGGATGGGGCGGGTCATCGAGCAGGCCGTGCACACCTCTCTCGACTCCTTCCTCGACGCGGCGGCCCGCGACGCTCCGCCGCAGGACGGCGAGGAGACGGCGATCGGTGTCGGGGTCCAGGCCGCGCGCGACCTCGGCCGGGTGGAGGCCCGCGCGGGCCGCCCCGTCGACGCGCTGCTCTCCGCCTACCGCGTCGGCGCCCGGGTGTCGTGGCGCGAGATCTCCCGGCTCGCCGTGGCGCGCGGGGTCGACTCGGGCACGCTCGGCCGCTTCGCCGAGGTCGTCTTCACGTACATCGACGAGCTGTCCGCGGCGAGCGTCGCCGGGCACAACGCCGAGACCCAGAGCAGCGAGCGGGCCCGGATGGTCCATCTCGACCGGCTCGTCCGCGCCCTGCTCGCCGGGGCGAGCGAGCCCGAGCTCGTCGACGCCGCCGAGACCGCGCGCTGGACCCCACCTCGGACCCTCACCGCCGTCCTCGTCCGGGACGACCGGCTGCTCAACACCGCCGCGATGCTCGACCCGCGCACGCTCACCCTCGTCGAGGACCTGCCGGCCGGTGCGATCACTCCGCCGGACGGGATCGCGCTGCTGCTCGTGCCCGACGTCGGCGGAGCGGCACGGGCCACCCTGCTCGAGGTGCTCGCCGGGCGCGAGGCGGTCGTCGGCCCGGCCCGCCCGTGGCAGCGGGCGCGACGCTCGTATGCCCGCGCGCTGCGCGGGTGGGCGCTGCCCCGCACCGAGGACGTGCTCGACACCGACCGGCACCTGCCCCAGATCGTGCTGGCCGCCGACCGGTCGGCCATGGCCGACCTGCGGGAGGCGACGCTCGCCCCCTTCGCGGAGCTGCCGGAGGCGACCGCCGAGCGGCTCTCCGAGACCCTGCGCGCGTGGCTGCTGCTCCAGGGGCGGCGCGAGCTCGTCGCCGAGGCGCTGCACGTCCATCCGCAGACCGTGCGCTACCGGATGGGGCAGATCCGCGAGCTCTTCGGGGAGCGGCTGCAGGACCCGGATGAGGTACTCGCCATCCTCATCGCACTGTCAGGGCCTCGCTGA